CTCAGCTCTACGAAATCAAACATAGTCTCCAGTTGCGCTTTCAGCGCGTCCTTGTGATATTTGGCCCGTTCCCGGCCGGCCGTCGGGTTGATGATCAGCATACACCGTTCCAAAGTACATTTCCCTCCATGCTGTTAAAAATACGTCGTAGCTGTAGGCTGTAATAAATGTACTATTATTATAGCCAGAAACGATTCGCAAGTGAAGACGGGAAGGGGGGATTTGTAAAAAAATTTTACAGAGAAAACATGGCGGCGGCAGGAGAGGAGTTGGCTTTTCCTTGTCGAACCATAATAATATAGTGAAATAAAGAGTATCGCAGGGGAGGAATGACTATGAACATGCAATTTGACGCGGCCTGGTATCCCTACGCTTCGCGCCGGGAAGTCGTATACGGCCGCCGCGGCATGGTATGCACGTCTCAGACGCTGGCCGCCCAGGCGGGCCTCGATATGCTCAAGCAGGGAGGCAACGCCGTGGACGCCGCCTTGGCGACGGCGATCAGCTTAGTCGTCCTGGAGCCGACGAGCAACGGCCTGGGCAGCGATGCCTTTGCCCTCATCTGGACGAAAGGCAAGCTCCACGGCCTGAACGGCAGCGGCTGGTCGCCTCAGGGGCTGACGTGGGAGGACCTGCATGACAAAGGCTGCGCCGCCGTGCCGCACCGGGGCTGGACGCCGGTCATGGTACCGGGCGCACCGGCGGCGTGGGCTGAAATCCACGAGCAGTTCGGCAAGCTGCCCTTTGAAGCTCTCTTTGAGCCGGCCATCTATTACGCTGAACACGGCTATGCCGTCATGCCGAATTTGGCGGCCATGCTGGCTGAAAGCTGGGAAAGCTTTGCGCCTTACCGGGAGGACGAGGCCTTTTCCGGGCTGTTTTCCACCTTTTTCCCGCAAGGGCGGCCGGCCCAGGCCGGAGACATCCTGCGCCTTCCCGATCATGCCGCGTCGCTGCGCCTGCTCCGCGACACGCGCTGCCGGGCATTGTACGATGGCGAGCTGGCCGACGCCATAGACGACTGGTCGCGCCGGACCGGCGGCTATATGCGCAAAGAGGATTTGGCAGCCTATGCGCCCCAGTGGGTTGAGCCCATCCATACGAATTACCGGGGCTACGACGTCTGGGAGATTCCGCCCAACGGCCACGGCCTGGTCGTGCTGATGGCCATGAACATCGCCAAGGGTTTCGATTTTGCTGAGCGGGATACGGTCGAGTCCTTCCACCGGCAGATCGAAGCCATGAAGCTGGCCTTTACGGATGGCCGCCAGTACATCGCCGACCCGCGGTTCATGAAGACCGACGTGTCCTACTGGCTGTCCGATGCATACGCCGACATGCGCCGCAGCCTCATCGGCGAGGAAGCGGTGCTGCCGACGCCGACAGATGCCAACAACGGCGGCACGGTCTACCTGTGCGCTGCCGACGAAGAAGGCAATATGGTATCGTATATTCAGAGCAACTTCGACGGCTTCGGATCGGGCATCGTCATTCCCGGCCGGGGCATCGCCCTGAACGACCGGGGCAGCAATTTCAGTATGGATCGCAGCAGCGACAACTGCGTCGGCCCGCGCAAGAAATCGTACCACACGATCATTCCCGGCTTCCTGACCAAAGACGGCGAGCCCATAGGCCCCTTCGGCGTCATGGGCGGGTTCATGCAGCCTCAGGGCCAGATGCAGGTCCTCATGAACACCATCGATTACCACCTCAATCCCCAGGCGGCCCTCGACGCGCCGCGCTGGCAGTGGGTCGGCGGCAAGCGCATCGAAGTAGAGCCGGCTATTCCGTCTGAAATCGTAGAAGGCCTGCGGGCCAGGGGACACGACGTCGTCGTCAATCCCAACATCATTTCGTACGGACGGGGCCAGATCATCTGGCGAAACGACGAAGGCGTCCTCATGGGAGCGACAGAACCCCGGGCCGACGGCGTCGTCGCTGCCTGGTAGCTGCTGGGATTTTTGGAATACTGTGAATTCCATGAAAGGGCAAATTTTTATTTGTAATATTTTTCACGAATAAGATTTTTGCATGACGATAAAAAATTAGGCATATAACCCCATTACCAAGACTGACAGAATCGGATGCATTTGTATTCTGTCAGTCTTTTTGTCATGTTTGGAAGGGACAAAATATACTGTAAATGCATTACTTATGGGATATAATTGCGATTTTAGTATACGGCAAATATTTTTTGCAAAAGACATTGCAAAAATTTTATTGCGATGATAAAATCTTATCGAAATAAGAAAGGAGGGGACGACATGAGAAAATTAGAGACCTATATACCATTAGTAGAATTTTTGGGAAAAGCCTTAGGGGAACATTGTGAAGTAGTATTACATGATGTAAGCAATCCGGAACATTCTATCGTGGCTATTGCGAATGGACATCTAAGCGGACGCAGTATCGGCGGCTCGCTGACCGACATGGTGCTGAAGCTCCTTCGCCAGGGCGACAAGGAACAGACGCAGTACGTCGTCAATTACCACGGCAAGGGAAGTACGGGTCATCTGTTTCGCTCATCTTCTTATTTTATCCGAAGCGACGAAGGCTCGATCATCGGCGTGCTGTGTCTGAACTACGACGTGCAGCCCTATATTACGGCCCGGGAGATCATCGATAAGGAAATCCTTAAAGGCCTGAAGCTGGAAGAATTCCTTCCGGCAAGCCACGAAGACGCCGTGCCTGCCGACGCCGTCGAGAATTTGTATAAAAACGCCGGCGACGCCATCGAGAGCATGATCGACAAGCGGCTGGCGGAATATCCCGTAGAGCCGAAGCGCCTGTCCATGAAAGAACGCATTCAGGTCAGCCATGATTTGAATGAGGACGGCCTGTTCCTGCTCAAGGGCGGGATTTCGGCCCTGGCCGAGAGGCTGGAAGTATCGGAGCCGACGGTATATCGGTATTTGCAGCGTATCCGCCGGGAAGAATAAGCGGACGAGCTGATTTGAAACTGGTTTAATGTATCGGATTTGGAATAGGGGACGAAGCCGGTATTTATTTATATTTTTGTCATATATTTTGTAAAGGAGATGGATTTTTAACATGGCAACAACGAAGTTGACTCACGCCCAGAAAGCTGGCATGACGGAAGCGGAATGGAAAGAAGCGATTAAGTTTGACGGCACCGACTGGGGCTGGGTCATTATGAGTATCGGCATGGCTATCGGCGCCGGTATCGTATTTCTCCCCGTACAGGTAGGTATCGCCGGGATTTGGATTTATTTGTTATCTTCGGTCATCGGCTATCCGGCCATGTATTTGTTCCAGAAATTATTTATTAATACCTTGGCTGCCGCGGAAAAAGCGGAAGACTATCCCAGCATCATCGCCGGCTACCTCGGCAAGAACTGGGGCTTCTTCCTCGGCGTATTGTACTTCATCATGCTGGTTATCTGGGTATTCGTATATTCTACGGCGATTACCAACGACAGCGCGTCCTTCCTCCATACCTTCGGCGTGACGGACACGGTCCTTTCGGATAACCCCTTCTATGGCTTGGCCATTATCTGCATCCTCGTAGCCCTGGCTTCCCGCGGCGAAAAGCTGCTCTTCAAGCTGTCTACGGGCATGGTTCTGACGAAAATCGGCGTTATCGCCGTCCTGGGCGTCATCATGGTACAGCACTGGGATTTGGCCAACTTCGGCTCCTTCCCCGACTTTGAATACCTCATCAAGCAGACGATCATCATGCTGCCCTTCACGCTGACGTCTATCCTGTTCATCCAGAGCCTGAGCCCCATGGTTATTTCCTACCGCGCTCATAACAAGTCTATCGAAGTCGCCCGCTACAAGGCGATCCGCGCGATGAACATCGCCTTCGGCATCCTCTTTGTCGTCGTATTCTTCTATGCCATTTCCTTCAACCTCGCCATGGGTCACGACCAGGCCGTTGAAGCGTACTCCAAGAATATTTCCTCCCTGGCTATGGCCGCACAGGGCTTTGAAGGCAACTCCGTCCGCATCATGAGCCTGATCCTGAACATCTTCGCCGTTATGACGGCATACTTCAGCGTATTCCTCGGCTTCCGCGAAGCCTGCCACGGCATTGCCCTCAACTGCCTGCGCCGCATGATGCCGGAAGAACGCATCAACAAAGGCGCTTTGAAATTCGGCATCCTCATTTTCGCCGTTCTCGTATCCTGGGGCGCTATCGTTCTCAACGCACCGGTTCTCAGCTTTACGTCTATCTGCAGTCCTATCTTCGGCCTCGTCGGCTGCCTGATTCCGGCTTACTTAGTTTACAAAGTGCCGATGCTGCATCAGTTTAAGGATCTCAGCCTGAAAATCATCATCTTCACAGGCTTATTGTTAGTTATTTCTCCGTTCTTGGCATTTTCGTAAAAAGGAGCGCATGATAGTATGACAAACGCAAAATGGGAAAGAATGATTGAAATTATGAAAACCGACGTCGTTCCGGCAACGGGATGTACGGAGCCGGTATCGTTGGCCTTCGCTGCGGCTACGGCTGCCCGCGAACTGGGCGAACCGGTTCAGTCCATCGAAGCCCGCGTATCGGCGAACCTTATGAAAAACGGTATGGGCGTCATGGTGCCCGGTACAGGCCGTCCCGGCTTGTATATTGCCGCAGCTGTCGGCGCTTTGGGCGGCGACCCGTCTAAGGACCTGCAGGTTCTCAACGGCATTCCTGCCGACATCATCGAAGCCGGCAAGCAGATGGTAGACACGGGCCTCGTCACGGTCGGCATCGCCCGTGAAGTTCCCAACGTCCTCTACTCTGAAGCCCTGGTAAAAGGCAAGGAACACAGCGTCAAAGCCTGCATTGCCGATTCCCACACCAACGTCATCCGCATTGAAAAAGACGGCGAAGTGATTTTCAATGCCGAACAGGCCGAAGACAACAGCCTGGAAGAAAAGAACGCCTTCCTCAACGGCTTGTCCGTGAAAGAAATCATCGAATTCGCCGAAAACGTTCCCCTGGAACAGGTCGATTTCATGAAGCAGGCCGAAGCCCTGAACGACGCTCTTTCCAAAGAAGGCCTGACGGGCAAATACGGCCTGGCAATCGGCTGCGCCCTCCAGCGCAAGCAGGAAAAAGGCCT
This region of Megasphaera stantonii genomic DNA includes:
- a CDS encoding gamma-glutamyltransferase family protein yields the protein MNMQFDAAWYPYASRREVVYGRRGMVCTSQTLAAQAGLDMLKQGGNAVDAALATAISLVVLEPTSNGLGSDAFALIWTKGKLHGLNGSGWSPQGLTWEDLHDKGCAAVPHRGWTPVMVPGAPAAWAEIHEQFGKLPFEALFEPAIYYAEHGYAVMPNLAAMLAESWESFAPYREDEAFSGLFSTFFPQGRPAQAGDILRLPDHAASLRLLRDTRCRALYDGELADAIDDWSRRTGGYMRKEDLAAYAPQWVEPIHTNYRGYDVWEIPPNGHGLVVLMAMNIAKGFDFAERDTVESFHRQIEAMKLAFTDGRQYIADPRFMKTDVSYWLSDAYADMRRSLIGEEAVLPTPTDANNGGTVYLCAADEEGNMVSYIQSNFDGFGSGIVIPGRGIALNDRGSNFSMDRSSDNCVGPRKKSYHTIIPGFLTKDGEPIGPFGVMGGFMQPQGQMQVLMNTIDYHLNPQAALDAPRWQWVGGKRIEVEPAIPSEIVEGLRARGHDVVVNPNIISYGRGQIIWRNDEGVLMGATEPRADGVVAAW
- a CDS encoding helix-turn-helix transcriptional regulator, translated to MRKLETYIPLVEFLGKALGEHCEVVLHDVSNPEHSIVAIANGHLSGRSIGGSLTDMVLKLLRQGDKEQTQYVVNYHGKGSTGHLFRSSSYFIRSDEGSIIGVLCLNYDVQPYITAREIIDKEILKGLKLEEFLPASHEDAVPADAVENLYKNAGDAIESMIDKRLAEYPVEPKRLSMKERIQVSHDLNEDGLFLLKGGISALAERLEVSEPTVYRYLQRIRREE
- a CDS encoding amino acid permease: MTEAEWKEAIKFDGTDWGWVIMSIGMAIGAGIVFLPVQVGIAGIWIYLLSSVIGYPAMYLFQKLFINTLAAAEKAEDYPSIIAGYLGKNWGFFLGVLYFIMLVIWVFVYSTAITNDSASFLHTFGVTDTVLSDNPFYGLAIICILVALASRGEKLLFKLSTGMVLTKIGVIAVLGVIMVQHWDLANFGSFPDFEYLIKQTIIMLPFTLTSILFIQSLSPMVISYRAHNKSIEVARYKAIRAMNIAFGILFVVVFFYAISFNLAMGHDQAVEAYSKNISSLAMAAQGFEGNSVRIMSLILNIFAVMTAYFSVFLGFREACHGIALNCLRRMMPEERINKGALKFGILIFAVLVSWGAIVLNAPVLSFTSICSPIFGLVGCLIPAYLVYKVPMLHQFKDLSLKIIIFTGLLLVISPFLAFS
- a CDS encoding serine dehydratase subunit alpha family protein, producing the protein MTNAKWERMIEIMKTDVVPATGCTEPVSLAFAAATAARELGEPVQSIEARVSANLMKNGMGVMVPGTGRPGLYIAAAVGALGGDPSKDLQVLNGIPADIIEAGKQMVDTGLVTVGIAREVPNVLYSEALVKGKEHSVKACIADSHTNVIRIEKDGEVIFNAEQAEDNSLEEKNAFLNGLSVKEIIEFAENVPLEQVDFMKQAEALNDALSKEGLTGKYGLAIGCALQRKQEKGLVGKDLMNEVVIRTVAASDARMGGAPLPAMTNSGSGNQGISATEPVVVVADYVKANDEDRLRAMVLSHMMAIYTHSFLPKLSALCATLTASMGSASGMAWLLDREHAEQTISNAICSMTGDAIGMVCDGAANSCSMKVVTAVSSAYRSVMLALDNIRVGGDDGLVAHDVDECVRNVGCLACHGMKVTDDEILNIMLHKNKGC